The proteins below come from a single Eucalyptus grandis isolate ANBG69807.140 chromosome 3, ASM1654582v1, whole genome shotgun sequence genomic window:
- the LOC104438069 gene encoding uncharacterized protein LOC104438069, translated as MASLLSPSSPAVPLQNKVSHCKGNGLCTSAPRAAIRHGAVRGGGRCRLAVKAQATVEGAMLTREADATANRNDIGFLSVHHVGILCENLERSLDFYQNLLGLEINEARPDDKLPYRGAWLWVGSEMIHLMELPNPDPLTGRPEHGGRDRHTCISIKDVSKLKAVLDKAGIPYTLSKSGRPAIFTRDPDANALEFVQLDS; from the exons ATGGCGTCTCTGCTCAGCCCATCATCACCTGCCGTACCTCTGCAGAACAAG GTGAGCCATTGCAAAGGTAATGGCCTGTGCACGAGCGCACCACGAGCGGCAATTCGACATGGTGCGGTTCGAGGTGGCGGCAGATGCCGTCTTGCGGTGAAAGCTCAAGCGACTGTTGAAGGGGCAATGCTAACGAGAGAAGCAGATGCGACGGCCAACAGAAATG ATATTGGTTTCCTCAGTGTTCATCACGTAGGAATCCTATGTGAAAATCTTGAAAGGTCGCTCGATTTTTATCAAAACCTTCTTG GTCTTGAGATAAATGAAGCACGTCCAGATGACAAACTTCCCTATCGTGGTGCGTGGTTGTGGGTGGGTTCTGAGATGATTCACCTGATGGAGCTCCCAAATCCAGACCCGTTGACCGGAAGACCCGAACATGGGGGCCGAGACCGTCACACCTGCATCTCTATTAAGGATGTGTCTAAGCTGAAGGCCGTACTTGATAAAGCCG GCATTCCTTACACGCTTAGCAAGTCAGGGAGGCCGGCGATTTTCACAAGAGATCCGGATGCAAATGCTCTCGAGTTTGTGCAACTTGATTCATGA
- the LOC104440166 gene encoding UDP-glycosyltransferase 91C1, translating into MGSESKRSLHIAMFPWLAHGHITPFLELSKFLSLRGHAVSFLTTPGNVARLAGAHPELPPSLRLVSLPLPSVPNLPTSAESTSDLDIDSVPYLKKAYDQLEPALARFLSDGRVDWVIHDFASHWLPRAAARLGVRSVFFSTINATSLAFLGPPSELLGGRCHKPEDLTCVPAWIPYESTACFRLYEVLKHQRCMDEEVSDFSRFGHTIDGCDFVIVRSCHEFESEPLSLLPEIYQKPAIPIGLVTPAIRDEVGADDEKWKALESWLSAKREKSVLYIALGTEVILSSELTNELAAGIEKSGLPFVWVVRNCLVPAGFEERVSDRGFVWAGWAPQTRILAHRATGGFLTHCGWNSTIEALSRGLPLVLFSGGSADQGVMARFLHQKRVGFEVPRDEADGSFTGDVVAKSIRQVMVEPEGKPIRANASAMKEVFGDMELQNKYMEEFAGILEKSATMDQKMAK; encoded by the coding sequence ATGGGCAGCGAGTCGAAGCGAAGCCTTCACATCGCCATGTTCCCGTGGCTCGCTCACGGCCACATCACCCCCTTCCTCGAGCTCTCCAAGTTCCTCTCCCTCCGTGGCCACGCCGTCTCCTTCCTCACCACCCCCGGCAACGtcgctcgcctcgccggcgCCCACCCCgaactccctccctccctccgccTCGTCTCCCTCCCCTTGCCCAGTGTCCCCAACCTCCCGACCTCCGCCGAGTCGACCTCCGACTTGGACATCGACTCGGTCCCCTACCTCAAGAAGGCCTACGACCAGCTCGAGCCGGCCCTGGCCCGGTTCCTCTCGGACGGTCGTGTCGACTGGGTAATCCACGACTTCGCCAGCCACTGGCTCCCCCGGGCCGCCGCTCGGCTCGGGGTCCGCTCGGTGTTCTTCAGCACCATCAACGCAACCTCGCTCGCCTTCCTCGGCCCGCCGTCGGAGCTCCTCGGAGGCCGGTGCCATAAGCCGGAGGACTTGACCTGCGTGCCGGCGTGGATCCCGTACGAGTCCACAGCTTGCTTCAGGCTTTATGAGGTACTGAAGCACCAGCGGTGCATGGACGAGGAGGTCTCCGATTTCTCCAGGTTCGGTCACACGATCGACGGCTGCGACTTCGTGATAGTGAGGAGCTGCCACGAGTTCGAATCGGAGCCGTTGAGCTTGTTGCCGGAGATTTACCAGAAGCCCGCGATTCCAATCGGGCTAGTGACTCCAGCTATCCGAGACGAGGTTGGAGCCGACGATGAGAAATGGAAAGCCCTGGAAAGTTGGCTCAGCGCCAAGCGCGAGAAATCGGTTCTTTATATCGCGCTTGGAACCGAAGTGATTTTGAGTAGCGAGTTGACGAACGAGTTGGCCGCCGGGATTGAGAAGTCCGGGTTACCGTTCGTTTGGGTGGTTAGGAACTGCCTGGTGCCGGCCGGGTTCGAGGAACGAGTCTCGGACCGAGGGTTCGTCTGGGCGGGCTGGGCCCCGCAGACTCGGATCTTGGCCCACAGGGCAACCGGCGGGTTCCTGACGCACTGCGGCTGGAACTCCACGATCGAGGCGCTGAGCCGCGGGCTGCCCCTGGTGCTATTCTCCGGGGGGAGCGCGGACCAGGGCGTGATGGCCCGTTTCCTGCACCAGAAGCGGGTCGGGTTCGAGGTGCCCCGGGATGAGGCGGACGGGTCATTCACGGGCGACGTGGTGGCCAAGTCAATCCGGCAGGTAATGGTGGAGCCCGAGGGCAAGCCGATTAGGGCAAATGCATCGGCCATGAAGGAGGTGTTTGGCGACATGGAGTTGCAAAACAAGTACATGGAGGAATTCGCAGGGATCTTAGAGAAAAGTGCCACTATGGACCAAAAGATGGCGAAGTAA
- the LOC120292024 gene encoding UDP-glycosyltransferase 91C1-like translates to MCEKSVLYAAPGTEVISSHELTNELAAGIEKSGLPFVWVVRNRLVPAGFEERVSGRGFIWVGWAPQTRILAHEAIVGFLTHCGWNSTIEAVSHGPCGPVPEREASRV, encoded by the coding sequence ATGTGCGAGAAATCGGTGCTTTATGCCGCGCCTGGAACAGAAGTGATTTCGAGCCACGAGCTAACGAACGAGTTGGCCGCCGGGATTGAGAAGTCCGGGTTACCATTTGTTTGGGTGGTTAGGAACCGCCTCGTCCCGGCCGGGTTCGAGGAGCGAGTCTCGGGCCGGGGATTCATCTGGGTGGGCTGGGCTCCGCAGACGCGGATCTTGGCCCACGAGGCGATCGTTGGGTTCCTGACGCATTGCGGCTGGAACTCCACGATCGAGGCGGTGAGCCACGGGCCTTGTGGCCCGGTTCCTGAACGAGAAGCCAGTCGGGTTTGA
- the LOC104438071 gene encoding UDP-glycosyltransferase 91C1-like — protein sequence MSCFHATFAAAPDVTPPNTEEFPLGKFLSLRGHAVSFLTTPGNVARLAGAHPELPPSLRLVSLPLPRVPNLPTSAESTSDLDIDSVPYLKKAYDQLEPALARFLSDGRVDWVIHDFASHWLPRAAARLGVRSVFFSTINATSLAFLGPPSELLGGRCHKPEDLTCVPAWIPYESTACFRLYEVLKHQRCMDEEVSDFSRFGHTIDGCDFVIVRSCREFESEPLSLLPEIYQKHVLPIGLVTPAIRDEVGADDEKWKALESWLSAKREKSVLYIALGTEVILSSELTNELAAGIEKSGLPFVWVVRNSLVPAGFEDRVSDRGFVWAGWAPQTRILAHEAIGGFLTHCGWNSTIEALSHGLPLVLFSGGSSDQGVMARFLHQKRVGFEVPRDEADGSFTGNVVAESIRQVMVEPDGEPIRENAWAMKEVFGNMELQNKYMEEFAGILEKSATKDQKMANRVDWVIHDFASHWLPGAAAHFGVGSVFFSTFNTTTLTLLGLPSELISGRFQKPEDLTSVPTWIPYETTVCLRLHEVLRHQRCMDDEVSDFCRFGHVIDDCDFVIVRSCREFELEPLSLLPELYQKPAIPIGLLTPSNSRGGWR from the exons ATGTCTTGTTTCCACGCCACTTTCGCTGCTGCTCCCGACGTCACGCCACCAAACACTGAAGAGTTCCCACTAGGGAAA TTCCTCTCCCTCCGCGGCCACGCCGTCTCCTTCCTCACCACCCCCGGCAACGtcgctcgcctcgccggcgCCCACCCCgaactccctccctccctccgccTCGTCTCCCTCCCCTTGCCCCGCGTCCCCAACCTCCCGACCTCCGCCGAGTCGACCTCCGACTTGGACATCGACTCGGTCCCCTACCTCAAGAAGGCCTACGACCAGCTCGAGCCGGCCCTGGCCCGGTTCCTCTCGGACGGTCGTGTCGACTGGGTGATCCACGACTTCGCCAGCCACTGGCTCCCCCGGGCCGCCGCTCGGCTCGGGGTCCGCTCGGTGTTCTTCAGCACCATCAACGCAACCTCGCTCGCCTTCCTCGGCCCGCCGTCGGAGCTCCTCGGAGGCCGGTGCCATAAGCCGGAGGACTTGACCTGCGTGCCGGCGTGGATCCCGTACGAGTCCACAGCTTGCTTCAGGCTTTATGAGGTACTGAAGCACCAGCGGTGCATGGACGAGGAGGTCTCCGATTTCTCCAGGTTCGGTCACACGATCGACGGCTGCGACTTCGTGATAGTGAGGAGCTGCCGCGAGTTCGAATCGGAGCCGTTGAGCTTGTTGCCGGAGATTTACCAGAAGCATGTGCTTCCAATCGGGCTAGTGACGCCAGCTATCCGAGACGAGGTTGGAGCCGACGATGAGAAATGGAAAGCCCTGGAAAGTTGGCTCAGCGCCAAGCGCGAGAAATCGGTGCTGTATATCGCGCTTGGAACTGAAGTGATTTTGAGTAGCGAGTTGACGAACGAGTTGGCCGCCGGGATTGAGAAGTCCGGGTTACCATTCGTTTGGGTGGTTAGGAACAGCCTCGTGCCGGCCGGGTTCGAGGACCGAGTCTCGGACCGAGGGTTTGTGTGGGCGGGCTGGGCCCCGCAGACTCGGATCTTGGCCCACGAGGCAATCGGCGGGTTCCTGACGCACTGCGGCTGGAACTCCACGATCGAGGCACTGAGCCACGGGCTGCCCCTGGTGCTGTTCTCCGGGGGGAGCTCGGACCAGGGCGTGATGGCCCGGTTCCTGCACCAGAAGCGGGTCGGGTTCGAGGTGCCCCGGGATGAGGCGGATGGGTCATTCACGGGCAACGTGGTGGCCGAGTCGATCCGGCAGGTCATGGTGGAGCCCGATGGCGAGCCGATTAGGGAAAATGCATGGGCCATGAAGGAGGTGTTTGGCAACATGGAGTTGCAAAACAAATACATGGAGGAATTCGCAGGGATATTAGAGAAAAGTGCCACTAAGGACCAAAAGATGGCGAA CCGTGTTGACTGGGTGATCCACGACTTTGCCAGCCACTGGCTTCCGGGGGCCGCAGCTCATTTTGGGGTTGGCTCCGTGTTCTTCAGCACCTTCAATACGACCACGCTCACGCTCCTCGGCCTGCCGTCGGAGCTCATCAGCGGCCGGTTTCAGAAGCCAGAGGACCTGACCAGCGTACCGACATGGATACCATACGAGACCACAGTTTGCCTCAGGCTCCATGAAGTATTGAGGCACCAGCGGTGCATGGACGACGAGGTCTCCGATTTCTGCAGGTTTGGCCACGTGATTGACGACTGCGATTTCGTGATCGTGAGGAGCTGCCGTGAGTTTGAATTGGAGCCGTTGAGCTTGTTGCCAGAGCTTTACCAGAAGCCAGCTATTCCGATCGGGCTATTGACGCCCAGCAATTCGAGAGGAGGTTGGAGATGA